The genomic window TCGCCGATCAACAACACCCGCGGCAGATCATCGCGTTCCTCTACCGGCTTCATGGGCTTGTCCGGCGCGGCGGCTTGCCCCCATGCCGAAACGCTGAAAAACATAGTGACAGGCAAAACCAGGGCGGGAAGAAAGAATCGATTCATGAAACGGCTCTCGCAGATAGATTTGAGATTTGAGATTTGAGATTTGAGATTTGAGATTTGAGATTTGAGATTTGAGATTTGAGATTTGAGATTTGAGATTTGAGATTTGAGATTTGAGATTTGAGATTTGAGATTTGAGATTATAACGCACTGCGGACGGCGCTCAGACTCCGCCTGCCGAAACGGCTTCGCGTATCGCTACAATACACCAACACTCCACACGCGAAGCCTGCTGGCCGACTTCCGCCCCTCTCTCCAAGCCGATTCGTTGACCGCCGTTCCTCCCCCCCAACCGCACCGCCCTACCCCACAGGACGCGCCGCCCGCCGCTGCGGACTACGGCGTCTACCGCATCCTGGACGCTTCCTACAATCGCGCCAGCGAAGGCCTGCGGACGATCGAAGACTACGCCCGCTTTGTCCGCAACGATCCCGCACTCAGCCGGCACGCGAAACAGCTGCGGCACGACCTGGCCGCGGCGTTTGCGACGTTGCCTCGACAACACCTGCTGTCGGCTCGCGACACGCCCGGCGATGTGGGCACCACGATCCAAACCGCCAGCGAACAAATCCGACCGTCTGCGGTGGCCGTCGCTACGGCCGCGGCGGCTCGCTGCCAACAGGCGCTGCGGAGCATCGAGGAATACGTCAAGTGTATCTACCCCGAGGTCGCTCCTCGGATCGAAGCAATTCGCTACCAAACCTACACGCTCGAAGCCGCCCTGCAGGGACTCAGCCAAGCCGCCGAGCGACTGGCCGGCGCACGGCTGTACGCCTTGATCGAGGGCGGTGAATCGAACGAGGCGTTGGCCCAAACCATCCGCACTCTGGCGACCGCCGGCGTCGACATCCTACAGCTCCGCGACAAACGCCTGGACGACCGTACGCTGTACGAACGCACGCGGGCCGCGACCGCGGAAGTGGCTGCGATCGACACCGCTCAGAGACCATTGTTGATCGTCAACGACCGAGCGGACATCGCGGCGGCGGCCGGCGCCGATGGAGTGCACGTGGGGCAGGAGGAACTACCGCTGGCAGCGGTCCGCCGCATCGTCGGACCGGACGGCATCGTGGGCGTCTCCACACACAACCTATCACAGGCCCAGCAAGCCCAACGCGACGGCGCGGACTACATCGGCTGCGGGCCCACATTCACCAGCCGCACCAAATCGTTCGCGGAGTTTCCCGGACTGGAATTTTTAAAGCAGGTGGCCAAGCAGCTGAGTCTGCCGGCGTTTGCCATCGGCGGCATCGACGCCACGAACGTGGATCAAGTCCTGGCGACCGGGATCCCCCGCGTCGCCGTATCGGCCGCCATCACCGCAGCCGAATCGCCGCCCCAAGCCGCCGCCGAGCTAAAACAAATCTTGAGCAAATGGTCGCTGTTCGCTCCGCGAACATAGCGTTACGAACCAACAAACCCGCTGGCCGGCGTTGCAAATCAACCGCCGATCGCTTCGAGTTCTTCCCAACGTTGGTACGCGGTGGCGAGCTCCTGTTCGAGCTCACTGAGTTGGTTTTGATTGGCCGCCTGCAGGGCACCGGGTTGCTTGTAATACTCTGGGTCGGCCATGCTGTCGTGCAGCTCGGCGATTTGCGTTTCCAGTCGCTCAATCTTTTCCGGCAGCTTTTCCAATTCGTGTTTTTCCTTAAAGCTCAAGCGACGCGTTTGCGTGTTTGCGTTTGGTTTTTTGGCGGTGTCGTTGCCTGAGCCGTTGCCGGATTTTTTCTTGGCGGGCTTGGCGATGGACTTGTGCGAGGGCGCGGCTTGGGCGACGTCGCCGCGCTGTTCGACGACTCGTCGCCAGTCGTCGTAGCCACCAACGTATTCGTGCACACCGTCGGCTTCGTACACGATCGTGCTGGTCACCACATTGTTCAAAAACGTTCGATCATGGCTGACCAGCAGCACGGTGCCGGCGAACTGGGTAACTTGTTCTTCCAGCATGTCCAGGGTTTCGCTGTCCAGATCGTTGGTCGGTTCGTCCAGCACGATCACGTTTGCGGGTTTGGTCATCAGTTTGGCCAGCAGCACGCGATTGCGTTCACCGCCGGAAAGAAACCGCACCGGCGTGCGAGCTCGTTCGGGCGTGAATAAAAAGTCCTGTAGGTAGCCGATGATGTGTTTATTGGTGTCGCCGATGCGGACGCGGTCGCTGCCATCGGCCACGTTATCCTGAACCGATTTGTCTCCGTCCAGCTGATCGCGAAGTTGGTCGAAGTAGGCGACCTGGACATTGGTGCCGGTGCGGACGGAGCCCTGTTGGGGTTCCAGTTCTCCGAGGATCAGTTTCAGCAGCGTGGTTTTGCCGGCGCCGTTGGGGCCGATAATGCCCACTTTGTCGCCGCGCATGATGGTGGTGGAGAAATTTTCGACGATCGAGCGATCCCCGTAGGAAAAGGAGATCTTCTTGACGTCGGCCACCAGCGCACCGCTGCGCATCGCTTCTTGAATCTGCAGCTTGGCCGTGCCTTCGGATTTGCGGCGTTGGCCGCGTTCGACCCGCATTTCTTTCAACGCTTTGACGCGGCCTTCGTTGCGTGTCCGCCGAGCCTTGATGCCTTTGCGGATCCAGGCTTCTTCTTCAGCCAGACGTTTGTCGAACAGGGCGTTTTGTTTTTCTTCGGCGGCCAGAGCGGCTTCTTTGCGCTGTAGGAAGGTGGCGTAGTCGCAGGACCAATCGAACAAACGTCCGCGATCGATTTCCCAGATCCGATTGGCCAGCCGTTGCAGGAAGGAGCGGTCGTGGGTGACAAACAGCAGCGTGCCCTGCCATCGGGCGAGGAATTCTTCGAGCCAGAGAATGGAGTCGATATCCAGGTGATTGGTGGGTTCGTCCAGCAGCAACAGGTGCGGCTCGGCAGCCAGGGCGCGGGCCAGCAGAACGCGACGCTTCATGCCGCTGGAGAGCGTCTGGAAGGAAGCTTCGGGGCTAAGGTTCATCTGCGAGAGGATTTTCTCCAGCCGATGAGCCCGTTCCCAGGGTTCGGCCCCGTCTTCTTCGCTGAGGCCTTGTTCGACGACGTCGTGGATCGTGCCGGTTAGGTTCGTGGGCACGTCTTGGACCAAGCGGGCGACGCGGACGCCGGTATCAAACACAATCTGGCCGCCATCGGGCTGAAGCTCGCCGGCCAGTAGTTTCATCAGCGTCGTCTTGCCGGCCCCGTTGCGTCCCAGCAATCCGATTCGTTGCCCGGGCTCAATCTTTGCGGAAACTTCATCCAGCAGTGACGGCCCGCGAAAGCCAATCGTGAGTTCTTCCAGCGTGATTAGCGGCATGTTTCGTAGCGGTGGGTTGGCAAGGGACTGCAAGACGGGTACGGGAAGGTCAATTTTGAGCGACGGACCACAGCCTGACGAGGGGCCTGTCGCCGTCGCGGCAGCAATCGTACCCACGGACGGCGGCCAACCGCTCGGCGATGGAGCGCCGAGGGAATACAATTGGGGGGGCTCCGGCAATCGGAACCTCGCCGCAATGCTCTCCCCCGCTGCAATGCTCCCTCCCGCCGAATTTGTTTTCTATGCCTTCGATCTCGTTGTCCTTGCACGTTAGCGAAACCGATCTGGAGGGCCGTTATCGTAGGCTGCAACGATGCTGGATGGGCTTTTGGCTGCTGTTGATGGCGGTCAGCTGGCGATTGTGGATGCCGCCGGCCGAGTTTCCCGCGGTGCCCTTTGCGCCTCCTTTTGTGGTGCCGCCCGCCTTGGAATGGGGGTTACTGGCTGCAGTGGTGGGCGCGGTGTTGTTCGGCATTGTCGCCAATACGGCGCGTCGACTCAGCTTGGCGATGGTGCTGTTTGTGGCGGCTGCCGCCGCGTTGGTGACGTTGAACCAGCACCGCCTGCAACCATGGTTTTACCAGGCGATGTTGCTGGGGTTGCTGTTTGCCAGTAACGATTCGCGGCGCGGATTGCCGTTGATGCGGTGGTTGGCCATCGGCGTTTATCTTTATTCTTCGCTAGGGAAATTTGATTTTCAGTTTCTGCATACCGTCGGGCAGCAGTTCTTGGATACGACGTGTGGATTGGTGGGCCTGGATGCGACGCAGTGGAGCGAGCCGTGGCGGCTGGGGGCGACAACTTTGTTCCCGGCGGTGGAACTGCTGGTGGCGATCGGATTGATGATTCGGCCCACGCGACTCCTGGCCGCCGTGCTGGGCATCGCGATGCATGCCTGTACGATCGTGTTGCTCAGTCCGATAGGCTTGGGGCATCAGCCGGGCGTGCTGGTTTGGAACGCTGCCATGGGCATGCAACTGGCACTGTTATTCATGAGGCCCCGGATGGCGCCGCGAGTGATCGACACGCCACCGACCGAAACAGTGACTTCGCGGCGAATCCTGTCGCCGTTGGTGGGCTTGGTCGCGATCGGTTTGGCGATGCTGCTGCCGCTGGCGGAGCGGACCGGCTACTGGGACCACTGGACGTCCTGGGCGCTTTACTCGCCGCACAACAGTCGCGTCTCGGTTCAGGTGCACGCCTCGGCGGCCGGCCGATTGCCGCCGTCGATCGTGACTTGCCTGTCGCCGCCCGATGAGACAGGCTGGCGGAACATGGATTTGGATCGTTGGTCGATCGAGTCGGTGGGAGTGCCCAATTACCCCCAAGCGCGTTTTCAGTTAGGCGTGGCGATCGGGCTGATCCAGTGCTACGGCTTGGAACGCCAAGCCCGAATCCGTCTGCGGGGCGTCGCCGACCGTTGGACAGGACGCCGCGACAACCATTTTGCGGCTGGAAAGATGCAGTGGGAGGCAGCCGCCGATCAGTTTTGGCTGAATGCGGAGCCGCGACCCTGCACGGCTAGCCATCGACCCCCACGTCCCCGGTGATTTTATCCTTGTACATCGCCAGTCGCCCCATCGCGTCGTCAATGTCTTTGGCGTCGACGCCGTGTGATTCCATGGCGTCGGCAAAGTGGTTACAGAATTTGGCAAAGTGTTGCCCGGTGATGCCGCGTCCATGATGGATGGCCGCCAGTTCGGTGCCACAATACTTGACCGGACCGTCAAACGCCGAGGCCAAGAATTCGAACTGCATTTTTTGCAGTCGCTCCATCGACGTGTTCTCGAAAAATCCCGCCAGATCCTCGTCTGCCAAGACTCGGCGATACATGTCTTTTACGATATCGGCCACCACGGCGGCGCCACCAATGCGTTCAAAGAGAACTTCCGATTCGTCGGCCATGTCGTTTATCCGGTGCGTGGGGGCAGCCAGCGCAGCTGGTCGTCGCTGGTAAATAGCTCAACACAATATGGGTCTTATGCAACATTATGCCAAGGGTCGGGACGACTGGCCAGGAATCGGGATGCTTCCCCGCCCGAGCGACATCGCTGCGGTCGATCAAGTACACTATGCACCGACTTAGGGTTGTTACGGTTCCATTCTCATTAATCGGAGTTGAAAATATGCGGCGCGCGTTTGTTTGGGGTTGGCTGGTCGGGTTGAGCTCGGTTGTCGGCGGAGCCTCGGTTGCCACTGCCCAGGTGGATTCCGCGCAGGTGGATTCCGCCCAGGCGGATTCCGCAGCTATGGAAGTCCTGGTCGAAGAAGATTTTGAATCCGGGGCGGAGCGTTGGCAGCCCACCGATGCGAAAAAATGGCGAGTCGACACTGAGGGCGAAGGTAATAACAAAAACCATGTCTACCACCTGTTGGGTAAGAGCGATTACGCGCCGCCACATCGCAGCCCCCACAGTATCTCCCTGTTGAAGGACACCATCGTCGGCGATTTTGAACTGACGGCCAAAGTCAAGACGCTGCAGACCTCGCGGGCGCATCGCGACATGTGTGTGTTCTTCGGCTATCAAAACCCCGCTCAGTTCTACTATGTGCACCTGGGCGAACGCACCGATGATCACGCGAATCAGATTTTTGTCGTCGACAAGGCTCCACGGATCAAAATCAGCGAAAAGACCAACCCCGGCACGCCCTGGAAAGACGACACTTGGCACGATCTGAAAATCGTCCGCCGCGTCTCCGATGGGCTGATCGAAATTTACTTCGACGATATGGACAAGCCGCATATGGTCGCGCACGACAAACGCTTTGCCTGGGGACAGGTCGGGCTGGGCTCGTTTGACGACCTAGGATTGTGGGACGACGTGCAGCTGCGCGGCGTGCGCGTCAAAGCCGCCGCGACGCCGAGCCCGTAACATGTCGGCTGATCAACCCGCTGAAGACGAACCTACGGCGGAGCTGCCCCGTGAACATGGGCCGTGGAAAATATTGGCGTCGCATGAGGCCTATCGCGATCCTTGGGTGCGGCTTCGGCAGGACGATGTGCTGCGTCCCGATGGGCTGCCCGGCAGCTACGTGGTCGTCAACCTGAAACCCGGTGTGTGCGTATTGGCCTTGGATGACAACGGCCGCGTGCACCTGACCCGTGAATTTCATTACGGGGTCGGGCGAGTGACGTTGGAAGCGGTCAGCGGTGGCGTCGAACCGGGGGACAGCCCCGAAGCGACCGCGCATCGCGAGCTGGCCGAGGAACTGGGGATCACGGCCGAGCGGCTGACGATGCTGGGCAACATGGATCCCTTCACCGCCAATGTGGTCTCGCCAACGGTCCTGTACTTGGCCGAGGGCTTACGTTTTGGGACGCCCCAGCCGGAGGGCACCGAGCAGATTACGCGTGTCGAGATGTCGCTAGACGAAGCGGTGCAGCGGGTGATGGACAGCGAAATCACTCACGGTCCCAGTTGTGTGGTGATCCTAAAAGCCGCGATGGGCACCTCCTCGTAGCTACGCTCGCCAGAGCGTGGATAGCCAAGCCAAACCACCTTCTGGCGAAGGTAGCTACGACTCACCCTCGTAGCGGTGTAGCCGAACTCGCGGGACGTGAAGTGTATTAATGACGGATTCACCTTACTCTCCCTCTGGGAGAGTCGAGCGTCAGCGAGGAGAGGGCGACCGCGCCGCCGCAAAAGAACCTCCCCTCGCTAAGGCTCGACCCTCCTTAAAAAGGAGGGTGAAGCAAGCGGCCCCAAGGTCCAATGCTGCAGTGATACCTTTCACGTCCCCCAGAGTTTGGACGGGTTGGCCCCACCGTCTGGCGACGGTAGCTACCGATACGTCATCCTTCCAACACGCGTCGGGCGTTGCCGCCGCAATAGGCCGCGATCGTTGGCTCGTCGATGCCCATCGCTTGCAGGTTTTGCACCATGGCGGGCATCGTGGCCGCGGAGCCTGCTAGTTGGCCGCTGTCGTCGAACCGTGGAGCGTCGTTTTCGGCAACTCGCACCATCCGGCCGGCCAGCGGATACGTTCCCGGCCCCAGTCCGGCCGCGGCGATGGCGTCGGTCGTGAGGATGACGTTGGCGACGGGGATCTGCCGCAGGTAGTTCTGCAGGGCGAACAAGGGGATGTGATGTCCGTCTGCGATCAAACCAATCCGCAATTGATCGGCCACGGCCAACACGCGTTGAATGATATTGTCGTGCCGGGGCAGGTTTACCGGACAGCCGTTGCCCAGGTGGGTGAACATCGACAAACCGGCATCGATACCGCGCCGCAGCTCGTCCAGCGAGGCATCGCAATGTCCGGCCGACACCAGGATTTGTTGGTCGGCCAGAAAACGCGTGGTCGCGGCGCCGGGGTCGCGTTCGGGAGCCAGCGTAACGATTCGCACGCGCCCCTCGGCGGCGTCCAGCAAGCGTTTGGCCGCATCCACGCTGGCCAGTTGAGTGCTTTCGGTGGGATGGGCGCCGATGTACCCGAGTTGGGGATTCAAAAAGGGTCCCTCGACGTGAAATCCCGCCACCATCTGCGACGCTAAGTCATCTTCTTGCGTTCGCTTGACCAATTGCCGCAAGCGTCGCTGCATGGCGTCCAGCGTGTCGGTGATCACCGTCGGCAGGAACGCCGTCACGCCGTCGCTGCGCATCGCTTGACAAGCACGATGTAGGTCGTCGGCGGAAAGGGCGTCGTCGTTAAAGTCGACGCCGGCGTAACCGTTGACCTGGATGTCTACAAAGTCGCTCAAGTGGCCGCGCCCCGCGTCGCTTCGCTCAGCTTTTCCGCGGCCGGGGGATCCAGCAGCAGCGTGCAGTTAGCGTGTTTTTGCAGGATCGACGCGGGTAGGTCAGGCGTTACCGGGCCCTCTACGGCGGCTTGCACGGCTGCGGCCTTGCGAGCGTCCGGCACACTGCAGATGATCGCTCGCGATTTCATGATCTGCTGCACCGACATGCTGATGGCGTGCGTCGGTACTTCGGCTAGCGATCCGAACCAGCCCTCGCCGACTTGTTGCTGTCGACACGGTTCATCCAGTTCGACGATCAGGTAGGGATCGGTGGTTTCGAAATCGGCGGGGGGGTCGTTAAAAGCCAGGTGTCCGTTTTCGCCGATACCGACCAACGCCACGTCGATCGGCTGGCCGCTGACCAGTTCACCGATTCGTTGAACGTTTTCTTGGGGCGAATCGCCGGCATCGAGGAATTGAAAGGAACCCAGAGGCACTTTCTGCACCAACCGCTCGTCCAGATAGCGGCAGAACGAGGCCGGGTGCGAGCGATCGATGCCGATGTATTCATCCAGGTGAAAGCCATCGACCAGCTGCCAATCGATATCGGGCTGTTTCGTTAAATGTTCGAGCACAGTAAATTGCGACGCGCCGGTGGCGACAATCATACGTGCCCGGCGGTTGTCGCTGATCGCATCTCGCAGAATGGCCGCCGCGCGTTCTGCCGCCAAGCGACCCATTTCGTCGACATCCGACGCAATCTCGATTCGCATAGTGTACCTTGTGACGAATGAAACCCGATTTTAGTTAACAGCAAGACCACAAGTTTGGCATTCACTGATGCAGAACGCAACAACCTCTGATTCATCTCGTCGCACCCTGGGCGACTGGCTTCGCTCGATCGGCCCCGCGGTGGTCGTCGCCGCCGTGGTGCTCGGCCCCGGAACCATTACCGTCGCGTCACGGGTGGGCTGCCAACACGGCTATTCGCTGGGCTGGCTGGTGCTGACCACTTCCGCCCTGATGGCGATCATGACGGTCGCGGCCCTGTTTGCCGGCGTGTCCACAAAAAAGACTCCGGGGAAACGGCTGCGAGAACGTTTTGGTTCCCCGCTCACCATCGCCATCGGGTTGGTGCTGTTTCTGATCGTGGCCCTGTTTCAATCCTCCAACAACCGCGCTCTACTGTTAGCAGCGGAGTTTTTTGTGCCCTCGCTAAAGACCTCGCAATGGGGATCAATCGCCTTTTTGTTAGCGTTTAACGTGGCCGTGATCGCGTTTTTCTTGCTCGCCCGCGACGTCTACAAAGTGATCGAAACGGCAATGTTGATGATGGTCGGATTGATGATCGTGTGCTTTGGCATCAACGCCTTGGCCGGCGGTGTGCAACCCGGCGGGGCTGCCACGGGCTTGGTGCCCACGCCTTCATCGATGAACGCGGCCCTGCAAGCACTGACCGGAGACGTGCGAGCCCTGATGGCGACGACGTTTTCGGTGGCCGGTGCCTTCTATCAATGTTATCTGGTGAGGGAACGCCGCTGGACGACCGGCGAATTGCGGTTCCGAGCCGTCGATAGCTGTGTCGGCATCGCCACGTTGGGCATCCTGACAATGTTGATTATGTGGACGGCGGCCGCGGCGCTGCACGGCAAAGTGGCCCCCGAGCAAGTAACCGATATTGCATCCTTGGCCGATAGCCTGCGACCGACGTTTGGGCAGACCGCCACGTTGGTGTTTGCTACCGGGATTATGGCCGGAGCGGTGTCGTCGTTTGTCGGCAATGCCTTGATCGGTGGGACCGTGTTTTCGGACTGCCTGGGGATCGGCAGTAAAGCGTCCCAGCCCTTCCCGCGGCGATTGACCGTCGCGGCGCTGCTGGTGGGAGCCGTGATCGCTTCGCTATCGGTGTTTGCAATCGAGAGCAACGTGAACTTTATCGTCATCGCGCAAGGCCTGACCACCTTGGGGCTGCCGGTGATGGCGTTGGCTCTGTTGTGGTTGTTGATCGATTCCGAGACGTCGCCGCTGTGGCTGATCGCGGGCACCGTGGTAGGCGTTTGTGTGACCTTCGCCCTAGCCCTGGCCACCGTGCTGAAACTGACCGGCGTGATTGTTTAGCCAGTAACCCGCAGGCGTTTGCCCACACTGGGCATCACCCACCCTCCGGGACGTGAAGTGTATTAATGACGGATTCACTTCACTCTCCCTCTGGGAGAGTCGAGCGTCAGCGAGGAGAGGGTTTCTCGGCCGCGGGAAATGGTGCTAACGACCTGCAAGTCCAACGCACCCTCCCCGCGCGCATCCCGAGAACCGTGGGCTAGCGTCCAAACGGCTGATTTACAAACACCTGCTCGCCCGGCCACCAGGGCTGCACCGTCACCGTACCGTCGCTTTCGATCCGTGTGGTGATCGCTCCTTGCAAACTTGTCACGTACACGTCCGCACCGTTTTGTGCCAAGCGTTGCAGGACTTCCGGCCGACCGGCTCGGGTGCCGCCGCTGACCACCACCGTGCGCGGCCGCGACCAATCCAACAACGGCCGCATGTCCTGTTGCAGCGAACCGTGATGCGGCGCCATCAGGATGCCGCTGCCCGGCGGCCGCGGATATTGCATCACCGCTTCGGTGCCGGGCGTTTCCAAGTCGCCCGGCAATATTAGCGAACGGCCGCCGTGGTCGATCTGCAGCACCAAGCTATTGACGTTGTCGTTGCCCGCCAGCCGTTGCCGCGTGGGGTGCAAGATTCGAATCGTCTGCGCGGTGTGGTCCAACTGAAGCTGTTCGCCGGCGTGCTGTTCGATGACTTCCACGCCCGCCTCGGCGATCGCTTGACGCACCGCTTCCAGGCCGCGTTCGTCGGTCGCCAGCATGCCTGGCGGTGTGATGATGCGGCCGACAAAGAAGCGTTGCAGCAAGCCCGGGACGGCGTTGTAGTGGTCGGCGTCGGCGTGCGACAACACGATCGCGTCCAGCCGGATGATGCCCCGGTCCCACAAGACCGACTCGATCGGACGACTGCTTTGCGCAGGGTCTCCCAATCGCCCGCAGTCGTACAACCAGGTCGTGCCGGTGGAGTGCCGGACCAACACGCTGGTGCCGTGTCCGACGTCGATGAAGGTGGCTTCCAGGCTATCGTCCGGTAATTCATGCAGGTGCGAACTGCGGTACAGCGTGGCCAGCGGCAGGGCGACACACGTCCAACCGACCAGCCACAGCAGCAGTAGTTGCGACCGTGGCCACGTTGCCGGCAGCAACAGCCCCGCGGCGATCAGCAGGTAAAAAATCAGTACCCACCAGGACGGTGGAGAGGGCAACCAAAAATGTCCCAGCGGTACGGAAGCCAAGGCGTCGATGATGCCGATGATGAAGTGCAAACTGAGTTCGCAAACGATGGCCGGGATGACCGCCAATGCGTCCCAGCAGACGCCCCCCAGGACGGCTACCAAGCCGGCGATCAGAGCCACCATCAATGGTAACCCCAGCAGCACATTGGCCAGAATAGAAATCGGGGACACGACATGAAAGTGGTACCACACCAATGGAGCACTGACCGCCCAGACCCAGAAACTAAATCGAAAGGCCAGCCACAGGCGTCGCCCGGAGGTGGTCGAAAACCGACGCAACGCTCCCAATCGAGCGTCCAGTAATCGCTCCAAAGGATCGTTCGATTGGCCACTCGCCGCCATCGCGGTCACGCTGCGACTGGCAAAGATGAGCGTCCCCACGGCCAGGAATGATAAGTGCACGCCGACCTGGCTGAGGTTCGCCGGGTTCCACAACAGCAATCCCAAAGCGGCGACCGCCAACGCGTTCAAGGGATGCACCATCCGTCCCGACCACATGCCCAATAGGACGGCCCCGATCAGCAGCGCCGCCCGCATCACCGGGGGACGTCCGCCGGTGACGGCGGCGTAAGCGATGCAGACAACCAGGATCGTGAAGTATTGTTTGTTTTGAGAGATGCTGCTGATCGCCAACAGCCACGAAGCCGCCAAGGCGACCATTCCCAGATGCAAACCGCTGACCGACAACAGGTGCGCGGTGCCGGTTTCCAGCAACCGATCGCGGGTCGAACGCTCGACGGCTTCGCGACGCCCCAGCACCAACGCCGCAGCCAAGGGGCTGCAGCGTTCGCTCAGGTGTCGCGACAGAATGCGTTCGCCGCTGGCCCCAAAAGCGGCAAAGGGACGCTGCAGCTGAAACCGACGGTGTTGCCGCTGCAGTTGTTGCAGCGAATCGACTCGGACGCGGCCCTGTTGACCGCGAGCCGCATAGATCGAACGCATGTCGGGTTCGCCCGGATTCCGCGGCGGGGTGATCGATTGGATGTCCCCCAGCACTTGCAGTTCGTCGCCCGGTAGGTAGTCCGTCGCGTCGCCATCGACCATCACCCGCACACCGCCTTCGACAGGCCGCCAGTGAGCGCCCACGCGGATCGCAGAAACCCGTCCCGCAAACAGGCTTTGCCACTGCGGTCCGCGGCCGCGAAGTTCCGCCAACGCGCTGGGACGACGCTCGACGCGGCCGTCCACAATCAACCGCAGCGCCGCCGGTCGCCAGTGATCCGTTAGGTAGGCGGTCAGCGAGGCTTGGTGGATCTGCCGGCGTTGCTGGCCACCGTGCAGGGCGAAGGCCGCCGCCACACAGCACAACGCGGCCAACCAGCCGAGCCGACGCATTCGGCTGCGGCGACCAGCCCAAAACAACAGCACCGCCGCAAATCCGGCTAGAATGGCACTCTGCCATGCCCACAACCCGGCGTGGATGCCCGCCGCGGCGGACATCGCCAGGGTGATGGTCGGATAACGCCGCAGCAAATGCCGCTCGGCGTTATCGGCGCGCCCCTTCAAGTCGTTGGTTTGTGTTGCTGTGCCCCCCATATGCGTATGGTATCGCATTCCCACCCCCCGTAGCTACGCTCGCCCCGAGCGTGGCCCCCCGTCCTCACCCCGTAGCTACGCTCGCCAGAGCGTGGTCCTCGATGTCACACCAACGGAGCCTCCACCATGTCCCTACGTTATCTGCTCGCTTTTGCCCTGCTCTCGATCGCGGTTCCCGCCCGCGCAGAGCTGCGCGTCGGCGCAAAGGTAGTCGACGTCTCGCCGCCCCAGTTTCCGGTATTGGTCAACGGCGGCATGCTGAACAAAACCGCTGGCCAAATCAACACGCCGGTGTCGGCGCGAGCGATCGTGGTGGACGACGGGCAGCAGCGGCTGGCGATCGTGGTGGTTGATAGTTGCATGATGCCGCGGCCGTTGCTCGACGACGCCAAACGTCTGGCCGCCAAACGCACCGACATCCAGCCCGATCACATGCTGATTTCCGCCACCCATACGCACACCGCGCCTTCGTGCATGGGCGCCTTGGGCACCGATGCCGATCCGGCTTACGTTTCTTATCTGCGCGAGAAACTCGCCGAAGCGATCGCGGCGGCCGAAGCCGAATTGCAACCCGCTCGGGTGGGATTTGCCACAGGCGACGCGGCGCCGTATACGGCCCTGCGGCGGTGGGTCCGGCGCAGCGACCGCGTGGCCGACGATCCGTTTGGCAATCCTACCGTTCGAGCCAACATGCACTCGGCCAACAATTGGGACGACGTCACCGGACCATCGGGCCCCGAAGATCCGGAGCTGTCGCTGATCGCCTTCCAGTCGCCCGATGGCCAACCGATCGCCATGCTGGCCAACTTCTCGATGCACTACTTCGGCGACCGCCCGATCAGCGCCGACTATTTTGGCCTGTTCGCCAACCGCGTCCAGGATCGCTTGGCCGCCGAGGCCAACGATAAAACTCTTCAGCCCGTTGCCATCATGTCACATGGTTGCAG from Roseimaritima ulvae includes these protein-coding regions:
- a CDS encoding NRAMP family divalent metal transporter — translated: MQNATTSDSSRRTLGDWLRSIGPAVVVAAVVLGPGTITVASRVGCQHGYSLGWLVLTTSALMAIMTVAALFAGVSTKKTPGKRLRERFGSPLTIAIGLVLFLIVALFQSSNNRALLLAAEFFVPSLKTSQWGSIAFLLAFNVAVIAFFLLARDVYKVIETAMLMMVGLMIVCFGINALAGGVQPGGAATGLVPTPSSMNAALQALTGDVRALMATTFSVAGAFYQCYLVRERRWTTGELRFRAVDSCVGIATLGILTMLIMWTAAAALHGKVAPEQVTDIASLADSLRPTFGQTATLVFATGIMAGAVSSFVGNALIGGTVFSDCLGIGSKASQPFPRRLTVAALLVGAVIASLSVFAIESNVNFIVIAQGLTTLGLPVMALALLWLLIDSETSPLWLIAGTVVGVCVTFALALATVLKLTGVIV
- a CDS encoding ComEC/Rec2 family competence protein, giving the protein MRYHTHMGGTATQTNDLKGRADNAERHLLRRYPTITLAMSAAAGIHAGLWAWQSAILAGFAAVLLFWAGRRSRMRRLGWLAALCCVAAAFALHGGQQRRQIHQASLTAYLTDHWRPAALRLIVDGRVERRPSALAELRGRGPQWQSLFAGRVSAIRVGAHWRPVEGGVRVMVDGDATDYLPGDELQVLGDIQSITPPRNPGEPDMRSIYAARGQQGRVRVDSLQQLQRQHRRFQLQRPFAAFGASGERILSRHLSERCSPLAAALVLGRREAVERSTRDRLLETGTAHLLSVSGLHLGMVALAASWLLAISSISQNKQYFTILVVCIAYAAVTGGRPPVMRAALLIGAVLLGMWSGRMVHPLNALAVAALGLLLWNPANLSQVGVHLSFLAVGTLIFASRSVTAMAASGQSNDPLERLLDARLGALRRFSTTSGRRLWLAFRFSFWVWAVSAPLVWYHFHVVSPISILANVLLGLPLMVALIAGLVAVLGGVCWDALAVIPAIVCELSLHFIIGIIDALASVPLGHFWLPSPPSWWVLIFYLLIAAGLLLPATWPRSQLLLLWLVGWTCVALPLATLYRSSHLHELPDDSLEATFIDVGHGTSVLVRHSTGTTWLYDCGRLGDPAQSSRPIESVLWDRGIIRLDAIVLSHADADHYNAVPGLLQRFFVGRIITPPGMLATDERGLEAVRQAIAEAGVEVIEQHAGEQLQLDHTAQTIRILHPTRQRLAGNDNVNSLVLQIDHGGRSLILPGDLETPGTEAVMQYPRPPGSGILMAPHHGSLQQDMRPLLDWSRPRTVVVSGGTRAGRPEVLQRLAQNGADVYVTSLQGAITTRIESDGTVTVQPWWPGEQVFVNQPFGR